In the Malus domestica chromosome 16, GDT2T_hap1 genome, one interval contains:
- the LOC103410950 gene encoding nucleoside hydrolase 3-like isoform X1 has product MLWQKKQRFNWVVQMLVAVGLVLVVIGASNLQTVEGRPHRILIDTDVDTDDFFALLYLLKLNRSEFELEAVTVNANAWTNPGHAVHQIYDTLYMMGRDDVRVGVGGEGGIKEDGTILPNVGGYLPIIEQRTTTAGGCRYRQAIPVGAGGRLDIDSNFGLRKSFLPQGSRRYTPFRQPTAQQVMIDKISAGPITVFLIGAHTNFALFLMSNPHLKKNVEHIYVMGGGVRSKNPTGCCPENTTSCVPRQCGDPGNVFTDYTSNPYAEFNFLGDPFAAYQVIHSGIPVTLVPLDATNTIPISQNFFDAFEKSQNTYEAQYIFQSLKMARDTWFDDQFYTSYFMWDSFTAGVAVSIMRNNSNNPNGENEFAEMEYMNITVITSNEPYGVTDGSNPFFDGLKVPKFNLDKNGVHSGHVQKGLRDPFCIGENGKGKCKDGYTEEVTGSEAVSVLVATKAKPNQDPQSPLDREFFISFLDVLNNPQQEGRFNLTTQFPFYKEVTYKPEFGNRKLGKPVVFDMDMSAGDFAALFYLLKVPIEVINLKAIIVSPTGWANAATIDVIYDLLHMMGRDDIPVGLGDVFATNQSDSIFSAVGDCKYLQAIPHGNGGLLDSDTLYGLARDLPRSPRRYTAENSLEFGAPRDTDQPELRQPLALEVWKAVVKTLDPGSKITVLTNGPLTNLAKIISSEKNTTSLMQDVYIVGGHLSSNDRDKGNVFTIPSNEYAEFNIFLDPLAAKTVFESSLNITLIPLGIQRKVSSFSKILERMRWKKKTPEANFARRLLSRLYRLQQLHHRYHHMQTFLGEILGAVLIAGDSHLNETFQVQPIKVYAEGFESSDGQLMIDENQQKLVRLLDSVDPEAYYDLFADRLSDSNQSAVLASFEEQVNFWRKPPNQSGTAP; this is encoded by the exons ATGTTGTGGCAGAAGAAGCAGCGTTTTAATTGGGTAGTGCAGATGCTAGTTGCTGTGGGATTAGTACTAGTTGTGATTGGAGCTAGTAATTTGCAGACTGTGGAAGGAAGGCCTCACAGGATTCTTATCGATACAGATGTCGATACCGATGATTTCTTTGCTCTCTTGTACCTCTTGAAGCTTAACAGATCAGAGTTTGAGTTGGAG GCAGTGACTGTAAATGCAAATGCTTGGACCAATCCTGGGCATGCTGTGCATCAAATCTATGACACGTTGTACATGATGGGACGTGATGACGTGAGAGTTGGAGTGGGTGGTGAAGGTGGGATCAAAGAAGATGGTACAATTTTGCCAAATGTTGGTGGATATCTTCCAATTATTGAACAG AGGACTACAACAGCAGGAGGATGCAGATATAGACAAGCCATTCCTGTAGGTGCTGGAGGTCGATTGGATATTGATTCTAATTTTGGCCTCAGAAAATCATTTCTCCCCCAG GGCAGCAGGAGATATACTCCCTTTCGACAACCTACTGCTCAGCAAGTGATGATTGACAAAATATCTGCAGGTCCCATTACTGTATTTCTGATAGGAGCACACACAAACTTTGCCCTTTTCCTTATGAGCAATCCACACCTAAAGAAGAATGTTGAGCACATTTATGTCATGGGTGGTGGTGTGAGATCGAAAAACCCTACTGGTTGTTGCCCGGAAAATACCACGTCATGTGTTCCTCGGCAGTGTGGTGATCCTGGCAATGTCTTCACAGACTACACTAGTAATCCTTATGCAGAGTTCAATTTCCTTGGTGATCCCTTTGCTGCGTACCAG GTTATACACTCTGGGATTCCAGTCACCCTTGTTCCTCTGGATGCAACAAACACCATTCCCATTAGTCAAAACTTCTTTGATGCCTTTGAGAAGAGCCAGAACACATATGAGGCACAATATATCTTCCAGTCCTTGAAAATGGCTCGTGATACTTGGTTTGATGATCAATTCTACACG AGCTATTTCATGTGGGATTCATTCACAGCTGGTGTGGCGGTATCAATCATGCGAAACAACTCGAATAATCCTAATGGAGAAAATGAGTTTGCGGAAATGGAGTATATGAATATAACTGTGATTACTTCAAATGAACCTTATGGGGTAACTGATGGCTCTAATCCTTTCTTTGATGGCCTCAAAGTTCCAAAGTTCAACTTAGACAAAAATGGTGTGCATAGTGGTCATGTTCAAAAGGGACTAAGAGATCCATTTTGCATTGGGGAGAATGGCAAAGGGAAATGCAAG GATGGTTATACAGAAGAAGTAACAGGATCAGAGGCAGTGTCTGTGCTTGTTGCTACAAAAGCCAAACCAAATCAGGACCCTCAAAGCCCACTTGACAGAGAATTCTTCATAAGTTTCTTGGAT gTTCTGAACAACCCTCAACAAGAAGGGAGATTCAATTTAACAACCCAATTTCCATTTTACAAGGAAGTTACATACAAACCAGAATTTGGAAACAGAAAACTTGGAAAACCTGTTGTCTTTGACATGGATATGAGTGCTGGAGACTTTGCAGCTCTCTTCTACCTCCTCAAAGTACCTATTGAAGTGATTAATCTCAAG GCAATAATAGTAAGCCCAACAGGATGGGCAAATGCTGCAACAATAGATGTGATTTATGACTTGCTGCATATGATGGGCCGTGATGACATCCCAGTAGGTCTTGGAGATGTCTTTGCTACAAACCAGTCTGATTCAATCTTCTCTGCTGTTGGAGACTGCAAATACCTGCAGGCCATCCCTCATGGCAATGGTGGATTGCTGGACTCAGACACTCTCTACGGCCTTGCTCGCGATTTGCCACGAAGCCCACGAAG GTATACAGCAGAAAATTCTTTAGAATTTGGAGCCCCTCGGGATACAGATCAACCTGAACTCAGGCAACCACTGGCATTGGAGGTTTGGAAGGCTGTGGTGAAAACACTGGATCCAGGATCCAAGATTACCGTACTGACCAATGGACCCTTGACTAATTTAGCAAAGATCATTTCATCGGAAAAGAATACCACCTCTCTAATGCAG GATGTATATATTGTTGGAGGGCATCTCAGCAGCAATGACCGGGACAAAGGAAATGTGTTTACAATTCCTTCCAATGAATATGCAGAGTTCAATATATTTCTTGACCCTTTGGCTGCAAAAACAGTCTTTGAGTCCTCACTTAACATCACACTCATTCCCCTCGGCATCCAGCGCAAAGTTAGTTCATTCTCGAAAATCTTAGAAAGGATGCGCTGGAAGAAGAAGACACCTGAGGCCAATTTTGCCCGGCGTTTGCTGTCAAGGCTCTACCGTTTGCAGCAATTGCACCACAGATATCATCACATG CAAACTTTTTTGGGGGAAATTCTTGGAGCAGTCCTCATAGCTGGTGATtcccatctgaatgaaaccttcCAAGTGCAGCCCATCAAAGTTTATGCTGAAGGTTTTGAATCCAGTGATGGACAGCTTATGATCGATGAAAATCAACAGAAACTGGTCAGACTATTGGACAGTGTAGATCCTGAGGCTTATTACGATCTTTTTGCAGACCGGCTTAGCGATTCAAACCAGTCTGCTGTATTAGCTAGTTTCGAAGAGCAAGTAAACTTCTGGCGGAAGCCTCCGAATCAGTCCGGCACTGCTCCGTAA
- the LOC103410950 gene encoding nucleoside hydrolase 3-like isoform X2, with product MSNPHLKKNVEHIYVMGGGVRSKNPTGCCPENTTSCVPRQCGDPGNVFTDYTSNPYAEFNFLGDPFAAYQVIHSGIPVTLVPLDATNTIPISQNFFDAFEKSQNTYEAQYIFQSLKMARDTWFDDQFYTSYFMWDSFTAGVAVSIMRNNSNNPNGENEFAEMEYMNITVITSNEPYGVTDGSNPFFDGLKVPKFNLDKNGVHSGHVQKGLRDPFCIGENGKGKCKDGYTEEVTGSEAVSVLVATKAKPNQDPQSPLDREFFISFLDVLNNPQQEGRFNLTTQFPFYKEVTYKPEFGNRKLGKPVVFDMDMSAGDFAALFYLLKVPIEVINLKAIIVSPTGWANAATIDVIYDLLHMMGRDDIPVGLGDVFATNQSDSIFSAVGDCKYLQAIPHGNGGLLDSDTLYGLARDLPRSPRRYTAENSLEFGAPRDTDQPELRQPLALEVWKAVVKTLDPGSKITVLTNGPLTNLAKIISSEKNTTSLMQDVYIVGGHLSSNDRDKGNVFTIPSNEYAEFNIFLDPLAAKTVFESSLNITLIPLGIQRKVSSFSKILERMRWKKKTPEANFARRLLSRLYRLQQLHHRYHHMQTFLGEILGAVLIAGDSHLNETFQVQPIKVYAEGFESSDGQLMIDENQQKLVRLLDSVDPEAYYDLFADRLSDSNQSAVLASFEEQVNFWRKPPNQSGTAP from the exons ATGAGCAATCCACACCTAAAGAAGAATGTTGAGCACATTTATGTCATGGGTGGTGGTGTGAGATCGAAAAACCCTACTGGTTGTTGCCCGGAAAATACCACGTCATGTGTTCCTCGGCAGTGTGGTGATCCTGGCAATGTCTTCACAGACTACACTAGTAATCCTTATGCAGAGTTCAATTTCCTTGGTGATCCCTTTGCTGCGTACCAG GTTATACACTCTGGGATTCCAGTCACCCTTGTTCCTCTGGATGCAACAAACACCATTCCCATTAGTCAAAACTTCTTTGATGCCTTTGAGAAGAGCCAGAACACATATGAGGCACAATATATCTTCCAGTCCTTGAAAATGGCTCGTGATACTTGGTTTGATGATCAATTCTACACG AGCTATTTCATGTGGGATTCATTCACAGCTGGTGTGGCGGTATCAATCATGCGAAACAACTCGAATAATCCTAATGGAGAAAATGAGTTTGCGGAAATGGAGTATATGAATATAACTGTGATTACTTCAAATGAACCTTATGGGGTAACTGATGGCTCTAATCCTTTCTTTGATGGCCTCAAAGTTCCAAAGTTCAACTTAGACAAAAATGGTGTGCATAGTGGTCATGTTCAAAAGGGACTAAGAGATCCATTTTGCATTGGGGAGAATGGCAAAGGGAAATGCAAG GATGGTTATACAGAAGAAGTAACAGGATCAGAGGCAGTGTCTGTGCTTGTTGCTACAAAAGCCAAACCAAATCAGGACCCTCAAAGCCCACTTGACAGAGAATTCTTCATAAGTTTCTTGGAT gTTCTGAACAACCCTCAACAAGAAGGGAGATTCAATTTAACAACCCAATTTCCATTTTACAAGGAAGTTACATACAAACCAGAATTTGGAAACAGAAAACTTGGAAAACCTGTTGTCTTTGACATGGATATGAGTGCTGGAGACTTTGCAGCTCTCTTCTACCTCCTCAAAGTACCTATTGAAGTGATTAATCTCAAG GCAATAATAGTAAGCCCAACAGGATGGGCAAATGCTGCAACAATAGATGTGATTTATGACTTGCTGCATATGATGGGCCGTGATGACATCCCAGTAGGTCTTGGAGATGTCTTTGCTACAAACCAGTCTGATTCAATCTTCTCTGCTGTTGGAGACTGCAAATACCTGCAGGCCATCCCTCATGGCAATGGTGGATTGCTGGACTCAGACACTCTCTACGGCCTTGCTCGCGATTTGCCACGAAGCCCACGAAG GTATACAGCAGAAAATTCTTTAGAATTTGGAGCCCCTCGGGATACAGATCAACCTGAACTCAGGCAACCACTGGCATTGGAGGTTTGGAAGGCTGTGGTGAAAACACTGGATCCAGGATCCAAGATTACCGTACTGACCAATGGACCCTTGACTAATTTAGCAAAGATCATTTCATCGGAAAAGAATACCACCTCTCTAATGCAG GATGTATATATTGTTGGAGGGCATCTCAGCAGCAATGACCGGGACAAAGGAAATGTGTTTACAATTCCTTCCAATGAATATGCAGAGTTCAATATATTTCTTGACCCTTTGGCTGCAAAAACAGTCTTTGAGTCCTCACTTAACATCACACTCATTCCCCTCGGCATCCAGCGCAAAGTTAGTTCATTCTCGAAAATCTTAGAAAGGATGCGCTGGAAGAAGAAGACACCTGAGGCCAATTTTGCCCGGCGTTTGCTGTCAAGGCTCTACCGTTTGCAGCAATTGCACCACAGATATCATCACATG CAAACTTTTTTGGGGGAAATTCTTGGAGCAGTCCTCATAGCTGGTGATtcccatctgaatgaaaccttcCAAGTGCAGCCCATCAAAGTTTATGCTGAAGGTTTTGAATCCAGTGATGGACAGCTTATGATCGATGAAAATCAACAGAAACTGGTCAGACTATTGGACAGTGTAGATCCTGAGGCTTATTACGATCTTTTTGCAGACCGGCTTAGCGATTCAAACCAGTCTGCTGTATTAGCTAGTTTCGAAGAGCAAGTAAACTTCTGGCGGAAGCCTCCGAATCAGTCCGGCACTGCTCCGTAA
- the LOC139192713 gene encoding uncharacterized protein isoform X2 produces MHMTPFEASPGTRKLNTYNTAVKDVKVFQFGYWQICLVFYGERWLVSASNYVSRRYMSDHCDGWWTSTRGAYSLSAIWTLMAGSWCSIIYWSCISRSLFVICNLDSDGWLLV; encoded by the exons ATGCACAT GACTCCGTTTGAAGCATCACCAGGAACTAGAAAATTAAACACTTACAACACAGCTGTTAAAGACGTTAAAGTATTTCAATTTGGCTATTGGCAAATATGTTTGGTGTTTTATGGCGAGAGATGGTTGGTTTCTGCTTCTAATTATGTTAGCAGGAGGTACATGAGTGATCACTGCGACGGTTGGTGGACCTCAACAAGAG GAGCTTATTCGTTATCTGCAATTTGGACTCTGATGGCTGGCTCTTGGTGTAGCATCATCTATTGGTCTTG CATATCCAGGAGCTTATTCGTTATCTGCAATTTGGACTCTGATGGCTGGCTCTTGGTGTAG
- the LOC103403806 gene encoding histidine-containing phosphotransfer protein 1 codes for MEVGQMQRQWVDYTKSLFLEGFLDGQFLQLQQLQDESNPDFVVEVVSLFFEDSEKLLNDLTRALEQPTVDFKRVDAHVHQFKGSSSSIGAQRVKNACIAFRNFCEEQNTEGCVRCVQQVKHEYYLVKSKLETLFAMEQQIMAAGGSIPMLELNF; via the exons ATGGAGGTGGGGCAAATGCAGAGACAGTGGGTTGACTACACAAAATCCCTGTTCCTGGAG GGGTTTTTGGATGGTCAGTTTTTGCAGCTCCAACAGCTGCAGGATGAGAGCAACCCAGATTTTGTTGTTGAAGTGGTGTCCCTTTTCTTTGAAGATTCTGAGAAGCTTCTCAATGATCTCACCAGAGCTCT TGAACAACCAACTGTAGACTTCAAAAGGGTTGATGCCCATGTTCACCAGTTCAAGGGTAGTAGCTCCAG TATTGGTGCGCAAAGAGTTAAAAATGCCTGCATTGCTTTCCGCAATTTCTGCGAGGAACAGAACACTGAAGG GTGTGTTAGATGTGTTCAACAAGTAAAGCATGAGTACTACCTCGTGAAGAGCAAGCTTGAAACTCTCTTCGCG ATGGAGCAACAAATTATGGCAGCTGGCGGGTCGATTCCTATGTTGGAATTGAATTTCTAA
- the LOC139192713 gene encoding uncharacterized protein isoform X4 codes for MHMTPFEASPGTRKLNTYNTAVKDVKVFQFGYWQICLVFYGERWLVSASNYVSRRYMSDHCDGWWTSTRGAYSLSAIWTLMAGSWCSIIYWSWSLFVICNLDSDGWLLV; via the exons ATGCACAT GACTCCGTTTGAAGCATCACCAGGAACTAGAAAATTAAACACTTACAACACAGCTGTTAAAGACGTTAAAGTATTTCAATTTGGCTATTGGCAAATATGTTTGGTGTTTTATGGCGAGAGATGGTTGGTTTCTGCTTCTAATTATGTTAGCAGGAGGTACATGAGTGATCACTGCGACGGTTGGTGGACCTCAACAAGAG GAGCTTATTCGTTATCTGCAATTTGGACTCTGATGGCTGGCTCTTGGTGTAGCATCATCTATTGGTCTTG GAGCTTATTCGTTATCTGCAATTTGGACTCTGATGGCTGGCTCTTGGTGTAG
- the LOC139192713 gene encoding uncharacterized protein isoform X1: MHMTPFEASPGTRKLNTYNTAVKDVKVFQFGYWQICLVFYGERWLVSASNYVSRRYMSDHCDGWWTSTRAYPGAYSLSAIWTLMAGSWCSIIYWSCISRSLFVICNLDSDGWLLV; encoded by the exons ATGCACAT GACTCCGTTTGAAGCATCACCAGGAACTAGAAAATTAAACACTTACAACACAGCTGTTAAAGACGTTAAAGTATTTCAATTTGGCTATTGGCAAATATGTTTGGTGTTTTATGGCGAGAGATGGTTGGTTTCTGCTTCTAATTATGTTAGCAGGAGGTACATGAGTGATCACTGCGACGGTTGGTGGACCTCAACAAGAG CATATCCAGGAGCTTATTCGTTATCTGCAATTTGGACTCTGATGGCTGGCTCTTGGTGTAGCATCATCTATTGGTCTTG CATATCCAGGAGCTTATTCGTTATCTGCAATTTGGACTCTGATGGCTGGCTCTTGGTGTAG
- the LOC139192713 gene encoding uncharacterized protein isoform X3, with protein MHMTPFEASPGTRKLNTYNTAVKDVKVFQFGYWQICLVFYGERWLVSASNYVSRRYMSDHCDGWWTSTRAYPGAYSLSAIWTLMAGSWCSIIYWSWSLFVICNLDSDGWLLV; from the exons ATGCACAT GACTCCGTTTGAAGCATCACCAGGAACTAGAAAATTAAACACTTACAACACAGCTGTTAAAGACGTTAAAGTATTTCAATTTGGCTATTGGCAAATATGTTTGGTGTTTTATGGCGAGAGATGGTTGGTTTCTGCTTCTAATTATGTTAGCAGGAGGTACATGAGTGATCACTGCGACGGTTGGTGGACCTCAACAAGAG CATATCCAGGAGCTTATTCGTTATCTGCAATTTGGACTCTGATGGCTGGCTCTTGGTGTAGCATCATCTATTGGTCTTG GAGCTTATTCGTTATCTGCAATTTGGACTCTGATGGCTGGCTCTTGGTGTAG